In the genome of Streptomyces racemochromogenes, one region contains:
- a CDS encoding SDR family oxidoreductase, translating to MSARRSLEGQVAVVTGAARGVGELLARKLSARGARIALVGLEPEALKEVSGRLHTDSDHWHADVTDHVAMARVAREVKERFGKVDIVVANAGVAAGGPFGESDPEAWRRVIEVNLIGGAVTARAFLPVLMESRGYFLQIASLAAITPAPMMTAYCASKSGVEAFAHCLRAEVGYKGVRVGVGYLSWTDTDMVRGADQDAVMRELRGRLPWPANRTYPLGPAVDRIVAGIERRSAHVYAQWWLRGMQGVRGYLPAVIAAGGKREMKRFEPRLAEVPKGLVGAGGAADEQERSANR from the coding sequence GTGAGCGCTCGCAGGAGTCTGGAAGGCCAGGTCGCCGTCGTCACCGGCGCCGCCCGCGGGGTCGGCGAACTGCTCGCCCGCAAGCTGTCCGCGCGCGGCGCCAGGATCGCCCTGGTGGGCCTGGAGCCGGAGGCGCTCAAGGAGGTCTCCGGACGGCTGCACACCGACAGCGACCACTGGCACGCCGACGTCACCGACCACGTGGCCATGGCCCGGGTCGCGCGGGAGGTCAAGGAGCGCTTCGGAAAAGTCGACATCGTCGTCGCCAACGCGGGCGTCGCCGCCGGCGGTCCGTTCGGGGAGTCCGACCCCGAGGCCTGGCGCCGCGTCATCGAGGTCAACCTGATCGGCGGGGCCGTCACCGCCCGCGCCTTCCTGCCCGTCCTCATGGAGAGCCGCGGCTACTTCCTCCAGATCGCCTCGCTCGCCGCGATCACCCCGGCGCCGATGATGACGGCGTACTGCGCGTCCAAGTCCGGCGTCGAGGCCTTCGCGCACTGCCTGCGCGCCGAAGTCGGCTACAAGGGCGTCAGGGTCGGCGTCGGCTACCTCTCCTGGACCGACACCGACATGGTGCGCGGCGCCGACCAGGACGCGGTCATGCGCGAGCTGCGCGGGCGGCTGCCCTGGCCCGCCAACCGCACCTACCCGCTGGGTCCGGCGGTCGACCGGATCGTGGCCGGCATCGAGCGGCGCTCGGCGCACGTGTACGCGCAGTGGTGGCTGCGCGGCATGCAGGGCGTCCGCGGCTACCTGCCGGCGGTCATCGCGGCGGGCGGCAAGCGCGAGATGAAGCGCTTCGAACCGAGGCTCGCCGAGGTCCCCAAAGGGCTCGTGGGAGCGGGCGGGGCGGCCGACGAACAGGAGCGATCGGCCAACCGCTGA
- a CDS encoding alpha/beta hydrolase — protein MRRPGHVTAGRYAPPAAARELVAVSADGSRLHVEVHGAEGAPAVVLSHGWTCSTAFWAAQIRDLARDHRVVAYDQRGHGRSPAAATYGTTALADDLAAVLKATLAPGERAVVAGHSMGGMTVMAAAGRHEFAEHVAAALLCSTGSSRLVAEATVLPLRAGRARTRTTRAVLGSRAPLGPVTPVARTVLKYATMGPGSAPDRVEACARIVHACPAGVRHAWSEVLAGLDLDADLARLTVPTAVIAGRDDRLTPVVHARRLAVALPNCVGLTELTGMGHMTPVEAPEAVTRAVRELTGRYLRAPSAAPAPTATPAPSAPSAPSAVSVVAAASDAEKEKTA, from the coding sequence GTGAGGCGCCCCGGCCACGTCACCGCCGGCCGGTACGCGCCGCCGGCCGCGGCCCGCGAACTGGTCGCCGTATCCGCCGACGGATCCCGGCTGCACGTGGAGGTGCACGGCGCGGAAGGGGCCCCGGCCGTCGTGCTCTCCCACGGCTGGACCTGCTCCACCGCCTTCTGGGCGGCGCAGATCCGCGACCTGGCCCGCGACCACCGGGTCGTCGCCTACGACCAGCGCGGCCACGGCCGCAGCCCGGCGGCCGCCACCTACGGCACCACCGCCCTCGCCGACGACCTGGCCGCCGTGCTGAAGGCGACCCTCGCCCCCGGCGAACGCGCCGTGGTCGCCGGGCACTCGATGGGCGGCATGACCGTCATGGCCGCCGCCGGCCGCCACGAGTTCGCCGAGCACGTCGCGGCCGCCCTGCTGTGCAGCACCGGCAGCTCGCGGCTGGTCGCGGAGGCGACCGTCCTGCCGCTGCGCGCCGGGCGCGCGAGGACCCGTACGACCCGCGCCGTGCTGGGCTCGCGCGCCCCCCTCGGGCCGGTCACGCCCGTGGCCCGCACGGTGCTCAAGTACGCCACCATGGGCCCCGGGTCCGCCCCGGACCGGGTGGAGGCCTGCGCCCGCATCGTGCACGCCTGCCCGGCGGGCGTACGCCACGCCTGGTCCGAAGTGCTGGCGGGGCTGGACCTGGACGCCGACCTGGCCCGGCTGACCGTGCCGACCGCGGTCATCGCCGGCCGGGACGACCGGCTCACCCCCGTCGTGCACGCGCGGCGGCTGGCGGTGGCGCTGCCGAACTGCGTGGGCCTGACCGAACTCACCGGCATGGGTCACATGACCCCCGTCGAGGCCCCCGAGGCCGTCACCCGTGCCGTCCGCGAGCTGACGGGCCGCTACCTCCGCGCCCCGTCCGCCGCACCAGCCCCAACTGCCACACCTGCCCCATCCGCCCCATCCGCCCCATCCGCCGTATCCGTCGTGGCCGCCGCATCCGACGCAGAGAAGGAGAAGACCGCGTGA